The sequence CTTTTAAGTCCATCAATTTCACGGATGACATCTTGAAGGGCCATTTCCTGCCATTTGCAGTTGTATTTTTTTGCATTTTCTTCCCATTCCTCAACTAAAGAATTTATAGAAAATACATCAATTGTTTTTGCGACTTCTCTCTTTTTCATAAGTATGCCTCCAACTTTCTCATTTCTTCCTTAATAGCTTTCTTCAGAACTTCCAGGTTCTCTTCAATCTCTGACATTATCTCTTCATCTCGGTGAATCCGTTGCACGTTAACGATTTGCCGGCCACTTTCCATGATATGAATGTGCATAAGATCGACCCATTGGCGGCCACTAACATACATTTGGCCGTAGCATTGGTATGACTGCTCACGGCTCGGCTTAAAATTGTAATTCACGAGTTCCATTAATTGATTCCCGGTAATGACATTCTTAACTTCTAAAAGCCCGTCATTACTGACTAAGCTATCGGGACTCCCACCTACCCAATCATCTACCTCAAAAAAACCTCCGGGATGTACTTTCTGAAATGTCCTTTGTTCGTATGTATCTTTGCCAACTTGTTCCCGTTCATGCCCTGCCTCCGTAAATTCATTGCCGTTAAATTTTTCCGG comes from Bacteroidales bacterium and encodes:
- a CDS encoding YqaJ viral recombinase family protein; translation: MFHDIEQNSDQWFSLRLGRITSSKFDVMNMKPSTKGYQNYIRKIAYERLTGESFPEKFNGNEFTEAGHEREQVGKDTYEQRTFQKVHPGGFFEVDDWVGGSPDSLVSNDGLLEVKNVITGNQLMELVNYNFKPSREQSYQCYGQMYVSGRQWVDLMHIHIMESGRQIVNVQRIHRDEEIMSEIEENLEVLKKAIKEEMRKLEAYL